In the genome of Heyndrickxia acidicola, the window AATGCATCACGAAGCGAAAGGAAGAAATACGCCATGCATAGCTTGCTTTTCCAAAATACAAAAAATGAATGCAGGAAATTAATGAGCAAACGTTCCACGATCGTGTTCATGGTTCTTTCCGCGTTATTTCCTTTATTGGCTGGCCCCTCCATACAATCTCTCCAAAACAGATTCGGCTTTACCGCTTTCGACGGTGAAAGCTTTTCACTTGTCATTTTGGGTTTAGCCGTAGCCGTTTACTTGCCTTTATTGATTATTTTAGCCGTGAGCGATATGTTTTCAGGTGAGCAGGAAAAAAATACGTTGTCATTCACTCTTGTACGTCCAATATCGCGCTTCAAAGTATACAGTTCCAAAATCATCAGCATCGGATTATACTTACTAGCACTTTTATTCATTATTTGCGTTACCTCCCTTCTGACTGGTGCATTTTGGCTTAGCAACTTCACATTCTATGGAATACTACTGGGCTTGGGAGCGTTTCTCGTATCTTGGGTCCCATTAATGGCCCTCGGAATTTTATTTATCTTTTTGGCTCAATGGGTAGGGTCAAGCAGTAAATCCGTTATCTTTTCCATTTTAATCTACCTTGTATTGGTAGCTGTGAATTTCCTCTCACCGGCTTTAGCGCCATGGTTCCCGTCTTATGATACAAGCTGGTATGAAAGATGGATCAATGCGGGAATGGGCCGCGTATTATTGGGCAGAACTCTTTACTTATTGTCCTGGGGTGCGTTATTCTTCACACTAGGATATTATAAATTTAACAAAAAAGAGTTTTAATCAATTGTTGCATCGCCATACACATTAAGACCAATCAGAGTAAAAGTGGTGGAATATCATGTCAATCCGTCTCCGGTTATTGTTTTCTTATATAGCAATGATTCTTGTACCCGTCCTCTTTGCCGTTATCTCTGCCTTATTGATTGCATTGCTGTTCAAAGGGGACCTCAAGGAAATCCGTAATATATATATGTCTCCGGGCCACCATCATGAATCATCTCTTTCGAAGGAAAACCAATTATGGGTATCCGTTTATCGTCAATCCATCCAGAATCCGGGGATATTGCAAGACCAGTCCTATATAAAACAATTGGACGGAAAACTTAAAAAGTTCGGGATTACACTTGCGGTGAGGAAGGATCACCGCTTTCTATATTTATCACCGGATTTAAGGACTCTGGACGTAGAAGACCTCCCTGCTTTCGGAAACAGCGGTGAAGTCGATCCACTCACTAGAATCGATAAACAGTTGCTTTCTCTTAAACAAATGGATTTTTACTTCCCTGACAAATCAGAGGGATCGCTATTTTTTGTAAAGGATGCCAGCCACCTTGTCAGCTTTGTCCGTTCGTTTTTTCCATGGCTGTTTATCAGCCTGATTGTGATTCTGGTGCTTACAAATGGACTGTTGACCTACTTTGTTTCCCGATCTATTATTAGGCCGATTAAGGAGCTACAAAAGGCTGCTGCCCAAATCAAAGAAGGAAACTTGAATAATAAAATTGCCGTAAAGTCGAAGGATGAACTGGGCCAACTGGCACAGGGCTTTGAAGAAATGAGATTTCGCTTGAAGGAATCAATCGAGTTGCAAGTAGCATATGAGGATAATAGAAAAGAGCTGATTGCGAACATCTCACATGATTTGAAGACACCGATAACAACCATCAAGGGCTACATCGAAGGGATACGGGACGGGGTGGCTAATAATCCAGATAAAATGGAACGCTACCTTCACACCATTTATACGAAGGCAGTGGATTTGGACCATATGATAGATGAGCTGTTTTTATACTCTAAACTTGATCTGAATAGGGTCCCTTTTCATTTCGAACCGATTGAGTTTGATGAATACTTGGAAGATTACGTGGAAGAGCTGCGTTTTGATTTGGAAGTGAAAGAAGTCGAAATCACACTTCAAATCGAAGACAACGGAAATTATCAGATCATGGCTGACCGAGAACAAATCAAACGTGTCATAACCAATATTGTCGATAATTCGCTGAAATATATGGATAAAGAAAAGAAAAGGATCACCATGCTGTTATCTACTGCCGGCTCCAATTTACTGTTTGAAATGAAGGATAATGGACCGGGAATAAAAGAAGAAAACCTTCCTCTCGTATTCGACCGCTTTTATCGGGCTGATCTGGCACGGGGGACAGAAAAGGGCGGCAGCGGGCTGGGCCTTGCCATTGCAAAACGAATCATCGAAGGCCATAAGGGCTCCATTTGGGCTGAAAGCATAAAGGGCGAGGGAACAAGCATATTCTTTGCGTTAAAAAAAGGGGGTGATCTGAATGAGCAAGATTCTGATTATTGAGGATGAAACGAGTATTGCCGAGTTGGAACGGGACTATCTGGAAATAGAAAAATTTACTGTGGATATTGCTCTCACAGGAGATCAGGGCTTACAAAAAGCACTGACAGAAGAGGTGGATCTTGTTATTCTCGATCTGATGCTTCCCTATATCGATGGATTCGAGATCTGCAGGAAAATTCGAATGGTAAAAGATATTCCAATCTTGATGGTTTCAGCCAAAAAGGAAGACATTGATAAAATTCGTGGGTTAGGGCTTGGAGCGGATGATTATATAGTCAAACCATTCAGTCCTAGTGAATTGGTTGCAAGGGTGAAGGCCCATTTATCCCGTTACAATCGGCTAATCGGTAGGGAGAAATCCAATGATGAAATCCAGATTCGCGGATTGCGGATTGATCCCGTTTCCCGTCGAGTCTTTGTAAATAATAAAGAAGTTATTTTTACCATTAAGGAATTTGATGTTTTGACTTATTTAGCCCTTCACCCTAACCATGTGATCAGCAGGGATCAATTATTTGAACGGTTATGGGGGGGAGAGTCACTTGGAGAAATCTCTACGGTGACGGTCCACATTCGCAAAATCAGGGAGAAGATTGAGGCAGACCCATCGAACCCCCAATACATAGAAACCATATGGGGAGCTGGGTACCGGTTTAAGGGATAGTTTCGCGAAAAAAAATTACACAAAAACTGGCTGGAAACCAGGCGTAAACCATTTCTCTTCGAAATCGCTGTTTTTCCAGTAAAACAAAACGCATTATGTTAGACTAAGTGACAGATAGCGTCGGATTGAATTGAGGACATTTCCTTTCGGAGAAGTGTCCTTTCTTTCTGGCATAAATTCTTCTTTCCATTTATCGTAATTCAATTATAAAAAAATTACGAGAGTCCTTGTCAAATCAAAAGATATTTCAAAGAAACACGTAATATTCTATTACCGTTCGCTTTAACCCCTAATAATGCTTCCAAATCTCATATTTCAGGTACAGAAGGATAAGATTTACTGGTATACCAGTTTAATATTCGCATTGGGTGAAAATATAATAAAAACCTTAGCAGCATATGATTTAGATCCTCTAATTGATTTCCGTGTTGCAATATCCCTTCTTTTGCGTCGGTTGTAATGATGGGAAATGCTTTTCCTGCTTATTAGCTAAACCAGAGAAGACATGGCAAGCAATTCTGAAGCAGAATTATATTATTCAGTATTTCAGTTAAGCCCAATATTAATTAAGGTATTAGAACAGGTATGCAAGGCTGTTTTAACTGACATATTTTTAATAACTTGAATACCGTATTTTATTTTTGACAACACTTCCTATATGGAGGTGTTACATGTTCCCGATTGAAATATTAGTAGCTTTATTTATTATTGGAGCATATGTTCATTTTAAGATATTTAAAGGAAAAGTTAATTATCAAAATTCGTTAATTGCAAATCAGATTAACACAAGTGAGGAGATAAAAAGAACATTAGCAATGGGATTGTACTTAAGATCTTGTAAAGAAGACGAAGAAAATAATAATTTTTCATCCTTATTCCTTAAGGAGAATCCATTATTATTCGAAAATTTTGTTGCTGAAATATTTGAAAGAGTAAAAGGTGGGAAGGCATGGGTATCACCAGCTTCAGGTGATTTTGGAGTAGACTTTGAACTTGATACAGAAGTAGGTAAATATTTAGGTCAAGTAAAGTGTTACAAAGAAGATTTAGGATTTGATTCTATAGCTTTAGTACACTCAAGAATGGTTAAAGATGGCGCCATAGGTGGTTATGTAGTTACTACAGAGTCTTTTACCAAGGCGGCTCTTGAATATGCTAGTGGTTTAAATATTGAACTAATTGACGGAGTAAGTTTAGTTGAACTATGGTTAGATGGCTTAGAAAGTACTGAAGAAGAAATTCAAAAACTAATACCAAATTTAGTTTAAGTATACGATGAGGGTACTTTTTTATTGGAGATTACATTTATAAATTATATTAATATCTGGCATTTTCAGCTATACTAACTTATTTCATTTAATTAATCAGAAAAATTTTACAGGTGTCGGACAAAGGAGTGCATATACATGGATGAAAAGTGGAGAGTTCATAAGGAGTTTTTGATAGTTGGATAAAAGGAGAAACATTAAGAGAAGTGATAGATAAGAGAGGAAATAATACTAGAATTGGGGTTGCTGGTCTGATACCAATCAGAATCATGCGGACAATCCCAGTTATATTTACAATTTTGACGGCTGTTTATGGGTGACATGTTTTGAATATATTCGTTACGTTTTTCTGCTAGAATTAGGGATGTGAGAACAATGAAAAGAGTTGGCGTCCACCTGACAGAAATTTGTACAATCTAGACGATCTGTTCGATTAAAACTTTCGATTACTTTTATATGTAAATCATTTCAGCTTATTCCCTCAAAATCTTATTGCTTAGCGTTAAAAGGCAAACTGAATTTTTAGTGAAGAATGCCAAACGAGACCTAATTAAATCAGTGTATAGACCAAAAAGTGCTGAAAAAACCGATACATTTTCTATAAAAGTTTCAGAAAGGGTGGAGTTTTTATTGAATCATAATATTATTCGTATAATATAAATTTTACGAATAAATAACTTGCGATTTACTTCATTTAATAAAATTAATATTATGGAAAAAACGTTGCTGTCTCAAAATAAAAAGTATTCTTTTAAAAATGAGACAACAGAAATAATCATAATCAAATACTTACATGATTTAAAATCGCTGTGCAACAATCGTCTTTTTCTGGACAAAACTAGTTCTGCATTTAATTCAACTTTTCTTGTTTAATGTAGTGTGGATGGGTATAATATAGGTACATACAAACCACACTAAAAAGGTCACTGGCTGCAACCAGTGACCTATGCATCAGCGAACTGCATGAAGTGCAGTGGTTTCATTTGACAAGTGCGAATTGAGAAAAAGTAACTCACACCTCAAACTTACCAGGCTTGGGGGTATGGGTTACTTTTTTCTCGTAACCGTGACGATTGCAACAATCATTGCAACGACTAGGGACGCAAATTGTATCATTAAACTTAAAGCGTCTTTGATCGGAATCACCAGCGGCACCCCCTCTCTCTATAAAATCATATCGGGAGTGAACCAACTGCACACCGTGCCTTTTGCTTATGCCATTTTATTATATCATGGATAAACTATGAATCTTTGGATTTTTCCAATCATTTTTTTCAGTACTCATATAATTTTTCTCTCCTTTATTTGAAATTCTTCAATCACCAAGGACATATATTTAGGTAAACCCTTCCAAAAGATAATTCTACACTCCATTGCTACAATTTTGTTTTCCTATTCCATTTTTCAGCCGGTCATTTTTAGGTACAAATAGCAAACTCATAGGAAGAATCCTGAAGAGTACGGCCACTCCAGCCAGTCTTTGCATACCCAATAAGAGTTGGTATAATATTCATATCTGTTTTTAGGAGGGAGTGCAATGAAAACCGAAGTCGCTCAAAAGATCAAAGCCTTTCTAATCGACAAATTAAATCCTGCCTTTCTGATTGTTTTTGGGTCACAAGCAAAAGAAACGGCTCATAAAAATAGTGATATGGATGTTGCTTTTTATCTGGAAAACCGCTCCGTTTCTTCGTATGATGTTTTTCTATTGGCTCAGGAATTAGCGGATATTATTAAAATGGACGTTGATTTAATTGATCTTAAAAAAGCATCTACGGTTTTTAAAGCACAGATTTACTCATACGGAAAAGTTCTGTACGCAAGGGACCTGCATCTTCTGAGATTAAAGCAAATGATTGCGCTCAGTATGTATGCAAAGCTAAACGAAGAGCGGCAGCCCATTTTAAAGAATATTGATGAAAGCGGGTCTATCTATGAAAAATGATGTGATATTAAACAAAATCAGTGTCATGGAGCGCTGCATTCAGCGGATTAAAGAAGTATATGCAAATGATCCATCGAATTTGAAAGACTTTACGAAACAGGATTCGATTATCTTGAATATTCAGAGGGCATGCGAGGCTTCCATTGACTTGGCAATGCATATAGTGTCAGAAGAGCGGCTTGGATTGCCGCAAACCAGCAGGGATGCTTTTGATTTATTAGAAACTCACTCGATGATTGAAGAAGAGACAGCAAGACGACTAAAAGCCATGGTCGGGTTTAGAAACATTGCTGTCCATGACTACCAGGCCTTGAATTTAGAGATATTAAAGCAGATTGTCGAGAAGCATCTAAGTGATTTTACGGATTATACAAAACAAATTCTGATCTATTAATCAGTCATTTTGCCTTTTCCGATAATGAATATTTCACATAGAAATTAGTTAAAGCTGTTTTCACTCGAATGTGATGGAAGATATGTCTGCCAACCGGTATAACTCCCCCTCTTTTCATTATCAATTAAGAAGAATATCGCATTAACAATAATTAAATTATGTAAACTAAAATTCGTAATAATTGTATTATACGAACATTTGTTCGATATAGAAAAAACTGAGGTGTCAAGCATGGCCATTTCAAAACAGCACGAATACTATGAAA includes:
- a CDS encoding sensor histidine kinase, which codes for MSIRLRLLFSYIAMILVPVLFAVISALLIALLFKGDLKEIRNIYMSPGHHHESSLSKENQLWVSVYRQSIQNPGILQDQSYIKQLDGKLKKFGITLAVRKDHRFLYLSPDLRTLDVEDLPAFGNSGEVDPLTRIDKQLLSLKQMDFYFPDKSEGSLFFVKDASHLVSFVRSFFPWLFISLIVILVLTNGLLTYFVSRSIIRPIKELQKAAAQIKEGNLNNKIAVKSKDELGQLAQGFEEMRFRLKESIELQVAYEDNRKELIANISHDLKTPITTIKGYIEGIRDGVANNPDKMERYLHTIYTKAVDLDHMIDELFLYSKLDLNRVPFHFEPIEFDEYLEDYVEELRFDLEVKEVEITLQIEDNGNYQIMADREQIKRVITNIVDNSLKYMDKEKKRITMLLSTAGSNLLFEMKDNGPGIKEENLPLVFDRFYRADLARGTEKGGSGLGLAIAKRIIEGHKGSIWAESIKGEGTSIFFALKKGGDLNEQDSDY
- the mntA gene encoding type VII toxin-antitoxin system MntA family adenylyltransferase antitoxin, with protein sequence MKTEVAQKIKAFLIDKLNPAFLIVFGSQAKETAHKNSDMDVAFYLENRSVSSYDVFLLAQELADIIKMDVDLIDLKKASTVFKAQIYSYGKVLYARDLHLLRLKQMIALSMYAKLNEERQPILKNIDESGSIYEK
- a CDS encoding ABC transporter permease, which encodes MHSLLFQNTKNECRKLMSKRSTIVFMVLSALFPLLAGPSIQSLQNRFGFTAFDGESFSLVILGLAVAVYLPLLIILAVSDMFSGEQEKNTLSFTLVRPISRFKVYSSKIISIGLYLLALLFIICVTSLLTGAFWLSNFTFYGILLGLGAFLVSWVPLMALGILFIFLAQWVGSSSKSVIFSILIYLVLVAVNFLSPALAPWFPSYDTSWYERWINAGMGRVLLGRTLYLLSWGALFFTLGYYKFNKKEF
- the hepT gene encoding type VII toxin-antitoxin system HepT family RNase toxin produces the protein MKNDVILNKISVMERCIQRIKEVYANDPSNLKDFTKQDSIILNIQRACEASIDLAMHIVSEERLGLPQTSRDAFDLLETHSMIEEETARRLKAMVGFRNIAVHDYQALNLEILKQIVEKHLSDFTDYTKQILIY
- a CDS encoding putative holin-like toxin, producing the protein MIPIKDALSLMIQFASLVVAMIVAIVTVTRKK
- a CDS encoding response regulator transcription factor; the encoded protein is MSKILIIEDETSIAELERDYLEIEKFTVDIALTGDQGLQKALTEEVDLVILDLMLPYIDGFEICRKIRMVKDIPILMVSAKKEDIDKIRGLGLGADDYIVKPFSPSELVARVKAHLSRYNRLIGREKSNDEIQIRGLRIDPVSRRVFVNNKEVIFTIKEFDVLTYLALHPNHVISRDQLFERLWGGESLGEISTVTVHIRKIREKIEADPSNPQYIETIWGAGYRFKG
- a CDS encoding restriction endonuclease codes for the protein MFPIEILVALFIIGAYVHFKIFKGKVNYQNSLIANQINTSEEIKRTLAMGLYLRSCKEDEENNNFSSLFLKENPLLFENFVAEIFERVKGGKAWVSPASGDFGVDFELDTEVGKYLGQVKCYKEDLGFDSIALVHSRMVKDGAIGGYVVTTESFTKAALEYASGLNIELIDGVSLVELWLDGLESTEEEIQKLIPNLV